The sequence tatgcctgtagggagggacggccctgggaACAACAGCACCAGTACCCGTATGAATTGGAGTTGAAATGTAGCCATGTGATGCATGACGTCCACTGTAGTGGACAGGTTGTTAATCATGATTTCCTGCAAACATAAAATCAATACTTTGATAATTTATGAATGATTCCTTAGTTGTTACTTGATGTCACCACATTTTTGTATACAGGGGACGCTTTCCATAAAAGGATTGGCAGGATATAGATGGGTGACTTGGTCCATGTGGCTTTCTGTCGTCCATCTTGGTTTAGAGACATGTATCATGCACTTACACTGACTTGGCACTGAGTAGCAGTATGGGATGATGCAATAGGGTCCTATGTAGAGGCTGATGGTGCAACTATGCAAAAGAAAAATGCATATACAAGAAAACACCTTGAATAGCTGTCCACTGTAGTGACCTCTATGCATGAAACGGTTAAatcatatatttttgttttgcttAAATACTGTCTGATGTGCTTACAACACATATCTAAAGAATGTCTTCAACCTCTGCTTGTTGGTCAGCTTTTGTTTTTGCGGCAGTAGTGAAGTTTTAGTTGCTTCCGTTAACTTTCAAGGTAAGGTAAGGTGCTTCCTATCTGTCTTACTGGGATACAATAAACTACATATTGTTATTAGTAAAACCTGTGTTTATAAGTTGAACAAATGAACACTTGAAACAAAGTAAGCCCTTGATGGGAGGCATTCACGTTTTTTTGTCAAAATCCTGAAAGTGTACCAAAAAGTgtgattgtgtttttttttcaattgtGCTACACAATGATTCAATAGCTAGAACAAGTAACAATAAACCAATACAAAAGCTAAAAGCCAATCGATACTAAATAATTCATTATAAAGTCTAAAGATATTTGCAGATGTTAGATCTTAGAACACAAACAGGACATAATGTACCTCATACAGTAATGCTTCGTTGGACACTCCTGAGAGACGTGCGCAGTCTGGTCGTATGGTGGCGCTCGTGCTGTGTCGTGACACTGTCGTCATTCCACTTAAGCGTTTTAACGCAGGCAGCTACTGTCTGGCTACTTACCCGCGGGTTGGGAGGAGTCATTCCGTCCTGAAACTGGCTACAGACCACATGAAATCTCCAGTAATGTGATGCCAAAGCAGCTTGTTAAACTCCCGAAGAGCACTGTCTGACCTGACGGAACTTCTTCAGTACTGCGCCTCATCAACATCATATTTACTTTCCACCTGATGACACATTTCTCAGGGATTGTAACAAGGCAAGTTGTTTACTCTTTGGCTCTCGCATCTCTCAAACTCAAAGTTTTACCTTTTTCTAAAAAGTGGAAATGAATAACACCGGGTTCAACCAAACGGAGGGAGGACTGCTCAACAAGACCGAAGAGTTATTCTGCTGCAACTTTTCCTCCGTGGTGACTGATAACGGCTTTGTGCCCGCTGCTCCGGATGAGAGGAGTCTCTTCGTCATGAGGGTGGTCCAGATAGCAGTGATGTGCGTTTTGTCCCTCACGGTGGTCTTTGGCATATTTTTCTTGGGTTGCAACCTTCTCATAAAGTCAGAGGGAATGATCAACTTTTTAGTAACGGACAGGAGACCGTCTAAAGAAACGGAGGCAGTTATTGTTGGAGCCTACTGACTGACGAGGACCTTTGTAAAAAGATGTTAATCAGATCTGAAGTCCAGTGAAGCCAGATGGAAGATAAAGCGATCAACAAACAAGACCCTGTTTTTATATTGGTATTTAAAAAACCTCAGAGGTGTCTTACCATGCTGGTGACTGCGGCTTAAAGGTGTTCCGTTAAGTTATTCCTTGAGGCTTTTTAATGCCAACAAAGACTCAATCATCTCCAAGAGGTATAGTGCTTTTTAAGCCTCTTTGTTTATTAAGTATTCAGTCAAGCACTGTTCAGTTGGAGCTACGTATGTCAAGCAGCATCCTCATAAAGTGGCAAAGTCTTCACATTTGCTGCTTCATCAAGCAATTATTGTTTTAAACATTGACTGtatgttgtatgtgtttttgcATACAATATGCAATATATTATTCGATGTATTTATCTTGATTTCCTGGTGTTGACTGTATGAGTTTGGGCGGTGGAGAAAAACATTCTGTATTCTGTTAATTGGAATAAATTCGTACTGTAATTAAAGTTGTCCTCTtaattcaagtattttttcCCCTCCATGAATCACAACGCCCTCTTCAAGAGTGATTTAAATGTTAGAACCCAAAAGATGTAATTAAGATTAAGTTGTATGTTCTTGATATTGATAAAACATCATAATTTAGATGCAATTGAACACAACAGGAAATGTGATATATTATGATCCTTTATTCATATAAACTGACATCAAGACATGTGTTATCCTGCGTATTGGATGAGTTAAATGGAAAAATTGCTTCACACTTACAGATTTGACTGTCATTTTTCTCCATTAATAGTCCAAATGTAAACATTAATTCAATTCTCTTAAccgaaaatattttttttaatcaaccCAATAAACGTTCTACCAAAAATAAAACCCTTCTGATTATCTGAGGGGGTGGTTGAGAAACGTATCCTACATTCTCGGTCTGGGTCAGATTGTGATTATTGCAGCGTTTTACATCCTTCCTCCTTCCTGTCCAAGCATCTGTTGTGCTGTGGCTCTGCTCCTGGCTCACCTGAACGCAGCTCCCCAGGGTGAAACCAGCAGCTTCAGAAATTACTTGTGGTGTAAACCCTGGAAGAATAAAGCCACAGAGCAATATGCTGCTGTCTGATTGCCTGTGCTCCTCATGCAGATTAAACAATTTGAATCTTGATTTCCACAAAAATGTCCTTCACCTCAGTTTCTCCCTCTTTCTATTTTCCCTGCTATGTCCCCGACTGTCATGGACTTTTTCAGTCTGATGATGGATGGATGTGACTTGTCAAGTAACACACACTTAATGTTGGATTTAAAGGAAATCAATTCAATTTGACTTTAAGAAATCAATACAATCATCACACATTTTAATAAAATGTAATGTGAACTTGAAAAAGGATGTAATGTGTGTGAGAAGGCAGCTGATAAAACTGAAGATGGTAAAATATGTAAATGAATTCCCGAAAAGCAAATAAGTGGTTCATAATCTGCTTGACATGCGCGTCATTCCTCAGTGGCTGATTAGTGGTTAATTATTTGCTTGTCCACTGTTTTTTAAGGGTGTAAAAAACATCGTACTGAGAGTGAACACATTTCAAACCACTGtgcaatgtaaaatgtaagagtTCACAGCATTACACTGGATTGCACTTTTGTTTGCAAGGAAAAACATCAGGTACATCTTTCAAAACAGTAACATTTTTCACACCAACATCAATGGCTTAAAAATGACCACATTACAGATGTTTTCAATGTGTCTACCCCATGGACGTTGAGCCAGGACATTATATTCTGTACATTTCTTAAACTATTTTCAAGCCCTTTTTGTCTTGCCTTTTTCGAAACCCCCCAAAAAGGCTACAGCACAATGGCAAccttaaaaatgtaaattacaAGTGATATGTATATAAGTATAAAATCACATTTAGTACAATTACTCTCATATATCAAGCTCTTACGTCAACGTTCACTAGGTTTGTATGGTTAACCCATTTCTGTGCAATAGACTTTATGCATCATTTTCACCATATGGTATTTGGAACAGTTCTAATAACTGAACCAATGTAGCCAATTATCTAAAACAAATATGTTATAATAGAGACAGTAATTAAGACTTTAGTAAAAATACAAACTGAAACTGAAAAAAATCCATTTAGCTTTCTAAATCACACAATAAAAACTGATTCCTATAAAAGGTCATTAACCTAAATAAATGTTGCAGAAAACTAAGAAAAGCTTTAACACAATGCCAAAGGGAGAGTTACTTTCTATATGTCACACCCTGTGTTTCTCTCGGCTTTGTGTGATTGCCATCATGAGGGAGCGCCAGGAATAGCTCCAAGGAAAATGTTGAGGCAGTTTAATATCcagcagagaacaatcttctgTCGGCAGCTGAACAATTGTTGGTTTATCCTGCGGTGTCTCCTACACATTTTTCAGACAGATTTCTGATGGATTTTGGAGAGGTGGATGTAAAGTTGGAGATTAAAGTTTTTTAACTAATTTTTAGGAGTTTACAGTGGATAGTCAGTTTCTTGATGGACAGTTGGCACTATCAACTCAAATATTGCACACACCTGTCCCACACCAATGCTCACAGAGAGATTTGGGTTGATATTAACAGCAAATAGTCATCTTTACCCCTGGCACTCTTTCTGTCAACAAACTGATAGTCTTCTGCAGTGCTTAAAATCATCACCTCAGATATTTCAGAATGTGCCGTGTAGTTTATTCTGCAAAAACCAAAAGCCAGGGTATTAAAGAAACATGGTTTAATTAAATAGTATGGTCCCACATTTCTCTCAAAAGAGAGAAAGTGCTGTGGGTCGAACAAGACCAACAAATTCACATTTTGCTCTTGTACTTGCAGTCAGAAGATTCTTAATTTAAAAccaacaaatacatttattacATAGTGCCCAATAAGGTTAGACTCTTCTTTCTAGGAGTCTTTGGTGATTAAACCCCATTGTGACTATATGTAAAAAGGCTTGGCCACAACGGACTTGTAACAAAAAATAAAGAATTATTCATGGTGCAAATGCATAGGAAAATAAATGcatcttaggctgcggccccacgaggacgaattcggtcgtttgcgttactgtttagtgtcatatagaccgttcggccacacgaggacgaccgaatatggcactaaacgactgaggaaacgacaacgggtcccaaggtggatagaaatgcatacgccactctctggggggtcaaacagctccgtgtgtgcgccctatactgacattttcagatcactgatagtgattgcgcaatagccccgcctctccccacctcttctgctcacctccgtttaccccgcgccagtgctgaagtgtttcgccaccaacaacaacaacaatggcggatcgcagagttgctatcgtgctccggacgctattgaccatgctacagttgtttgtgcaacatctacagcaataatgatgaggcaatagccccgcctctccccacctctgctgctcacccccacgtcaaagtaaactgcatcctgaattcagattatttatctttctctcgcgagtgaagtctaatctgacaggacggagacacgcagctctgcccacctacagctcctcccgctgcagcaaaacacacacttcaagtcagatcatcacccttagctattttaattacctctcaaactccctaaactagttataaatatgtttattttttactgtcggccgggtcactcattactggatcagctgctgcatgagacagacactgacgctgtccgaagagaaggaggaaaaagagaggctccgtgtattttatcattatattatatagagtcgttattcatttgttttaaagctcaataaataacaaagaagacctttgaccggcacttttataattttgtccggaagatttcaactttaatacacgctgactggcgaaaaactctgcccggttccctcggcccccaccgcggagaataaacagaagggcaaccatgacaaccatgcttcttcgctgcttttgtggaggaagttacagcgccacgtagaggctcctgcatatgtactgcagcttctccagcggttggagctaaacggagcggtctcgtgtgggcagacactatccggataattattgcatgtggacggaagccgtttgcgattgcgtttgcgttaatcctatgcgtttagccgttttcgtcctcgtggggccgcagccttaagtTATGCTTGCATGAGGTCCTACATGAGTGGTTGGCAGAGGAAATAGCCATGCTAGCAAACACTCAAAAAGGTTGGTCTACAAGCACTGAATCCATGGCCGGGGACACACATGCTGGGAATGAAAGTATTGTAGCCTGGAAGCTGTGCAGGAAGTAGGAACATCAATGAAGATGACCAGTTTATTTCCAAGACGGTACAAGATCGCCTTAGGATTAATTGGAAATATGAGAAACGGTTTGCTGGAGAATGATTTGGCATGAGTTCTGCAATATGATTCTGATCCCCAATCAATGGCCAATATGTTAGTTCTTGCCTTCACACCCGATACCAGAGCAGGTCCAGCATGATAGATTCTGAAAGCTATGGACACATATGACAGCATTTCCCTGGGGGTGGTCCTATGTTTCACTCGTGACATTTTAGGATGAGGCTCATAATGTATTTTCCTTGGAGTTTTAAATGAAAGAAGATGTTTCAGCTAAGGGTTCAATACTGCTAACGAGAGACTGGAAAAGAGGTTGTGTGAATGTTTGTCAATTGCATCATACTGACATGACTACTGTAAGAAGAgaggaaacattttttttaaagttttacAAAAACAATATGATGGGGATATCATGGCAAATTGTGATTAATTTAATGAGTCAAAGATGGACAGCCTCAGCTGATGGAGTAGAAACTGTAGCAGGAGGCATAGATCTGGGGATACATTAGATCGCAAAGAGATCTTCCTGACTGAACTTCTGCTACGCTTCATATCACCACTATTGCATGCAACAAACAGCATCACCGTAGTTTAGAGCAGGTCTACTGTATGTAAGCCGTGTTCAACTGTGACAGCATCTGCAGGGTGTTGATTGTAGGCTAAAAGAGGCTTCGGGACCTGGCTTGctctcatgtgattggctgtcGAGTCGGGGTCCAGTCGATGATCTGGATAGTGACAAAGCTCCAAATAGCAGCAAGGCAGCCACAATCATCTCCCTTGTTTACTCTTATTCTCCCACATTTCCTCATCCATCCTTCCTCTGCTCGCTTCTTACATTACTTCTCCTACGACGTCATTGGAGAAACACATCTCTTATATATTGTTCCATTACATTGTGGTTGTTTTACGTTTTCCTACACTTTTCATGACAACGCACACCATATTGATTTTCTACTGTGGTTCTTTCAAAGCCAATTTTGGCTTGAATTACTTTGTTTACCCCAGTGGGAACTACATTTGTGAAGGGGactcaatatatatattttttttattgaacGCAGGCTGCTGAAATGCTGACATTTCCATCAGCAGCAATGCCTTTTTGGTCTGAACAAAGCTCTTGCCGACATCATGTGAAGTCGGCATTCTATGACAGCTGCAGTAATTGTGGAAGTCAAGTTGTGATAAATCCATGAAGACTGGTTTTAAAGAACACTCCATTAGATGACATGTTTGAATCCAGTGATCAGTCATGGCTGGGTTGTACTGCTAATTGTTATTCAAACATCACAGGGATTTAACATCTGAGCAAACCTTCCAAGACTTTCCTGTAatccattgtgtgtgtgtgtgtgtgtgtgtgtgtgtgtgtgtgtgtgtgtgtgtgtgtgtgtgtgtgtgtgtgtgtgtgtgtgtgtgtgtgtgtgtgtgtgtgtgtgtgtgtgtgtgtgtgtgtgtgtgtgtgtgtgtgtgtgtgtgtgtgtgtgtgtgtgtgtgtgtgtgtgtgtgtgtgtgtgtgtgtgtgtgtgtgtgtgtgtgtgtgtgtgtggacatttTGTGGGAACCAAAATCTGTTCATAGGAGACAGAAAGCTTGTCCCCACAAGTCATTACATTTGATTGAAAGACTATGTTTTTTGTTCAAATTAGTTCAATTAGAGTCACACCTAATCCGCTGTACGCTACCTGTCAAGCATTAAATGATAGGGAGACAAAGTCAGAGGCTTACCAGTGAATGCATTCAAGTGTCTAACAACCTGAAGATCTAGGAGCCAGTTGCATCAGCTCTTTAGGTGCAAACTTGccttgtaaggcaaggcaaggcaaggcaaggcaaggcaaggcaaggcaaggcaagtttatttatatagcaactttcaacacaaggcaattcaaagtgctttacaaaaacgaaagacattaagaaaatggcatttaaaatcagtcattaaaaagaaaagataataaaataaacattaaaagaaaaaatacatggataaaagttacagtgcagtttaagatgtgaatagttcaattaaaagcagcggcaaaaagaaaagtctttagtctggatttaaaagtagtcagagttgcagcggacctgcaggtttctgggagtttgttccagatatttggagcataataactgaacgctgctttaccatgtttagttctgactctggggacagaaagctgaccagtccctgaagacctgagaaatctggatggttcataaattagcagtaggtcagaaatttattttgggcctaaaccattcagtgctttataaaccagcagcagtattttgaaatctattctttgacacacaggaagccagtgtaaagacttcagaacaggagtgatgtgatccactttcttagtgttagtgaggactcgagcagcggcgttctgaatcagctgcagctttctaatagattttttagtgagacctgtgaagacaccattgcagtagtccagtctactgaagataaaagcatggacaagtttttccaaatcctgctgtgacattagtcttttaatcctagatatattctttaggtgatagtaggctgatttagtaactgttttaatgtgactgttgaaactcaggtcagagtccatgactacacctagatttctggctttatctgttgttttgaacattgcagactgaagctcagcgctaacttttatacgttctgccttggctccaataaccattacctcagttttatctttgtttaattggagaaagttctgacacatctagtcattgatttgttcaatacacttactcagtgtttgaattggagcatagtctcctggtgaaattgttacgtaaatttgtgtgtcatagctatggtaacttattttgttgtttttcattatctgagccagtggtagcatgtagatgttaaagagaagagaccccaagatggagccgtgaagtaccccacatgtcatatttgtcaactcagatgtgtatttacctatagaaacaaagttgtttctgtcctttaagtaggattcaaaccaatttagaactgttttcgaaagtcccacccagttttctagtcggtcgagtaatatgaTGTGGtcaacgcagcactgagatctaataatactaacactgaagttctgccactatctgtgtttaagtggatgtcattgaagacctttacaagagcagtctcagtgctgtggtttggacgaaagcctgactggaacacatcgaaacaactatttaaatgcaagaaattactcaactattgaaaaacaactttttcaatgatttgatctagaaatgggaggtttgatatgggcctgtaattgttcattactgaagcatctagattattattttttaagagcggtttaatgactgcagttttcagggcctgtggaaaaatacctgagtgaagagatttgtttactatatgaagtagatctgaggccatgcaatgaaaaacatctttgaaaaatcctgttggaataatatcaaggcagcaggaggaggatttcagaagttgtataatgtcctctaggtttttatcattaatctgatggaattgtgtcatggtgtttgaattgatgttaagtggacacggagacaacacatctgctgttcctgatgcagaggcactgactgcttgtctgattttctgaattttgtcagtgaaaaaggaggcaaaatcattgcacgccctggtggatagaaattcagaggcaactgacactggggggttagttagtctgtcgatggtagcgaacaaggcacgtgcattgtttttgtttttggtaatgatgtcagagaagaaagactgtcgtgcgtttttcaattccgaattataaaggccaagtctctctttatagatttcaaagtgaacctggagatttgtttttcgccacctacgttcagcttttcgacactatctttttctgctctcacagtcatggcctttctccatggagatattttcttcccagtcacttcctttaccttagttggagcaatggcatctatacaaTTTTAAATTTTTGAATtgaaatgatctactagctcatttactgagatgttagcaggggcaagtgtggaagaaaaattctgagtaaacatttccctagtattttcagttaaatatcgctttgtggttacctctttttgaacatttttgtgaacagaaatagagctctcaaagaaaacacaggaatggtcagagagtgcaacatcagtcaccacaaccttagagatattcagaccctttgagataattaagtccagagtgtgccccttattgtgcgtgggctccgtcacatgctgagtcagtccatagctatcaagaacacaaaacagttctttagcccctctgtcctgggggttgtcaacatggatgttaaaatcaccaacaatgactagacggtcagagtcaatacacactatagacagcagttcagtaaaatcatcaaaaaagcttgcacagtatttgggtggtctatagatatttaggaacagagctcgagagcagcatttcagctgaagggccacatattcaaaataatcaaagttcccataagatgtcttcctgcattgaagggaatcattgaacagaatagcaactccaccccctttcttatgcattctttcctgactcgtaaaactaaagttgggaggggttgattcgataagaacagctgcactgttattttgttcaatccaagtttccgttaaaaacataaaatcaagattgtgctcagtgataaaatcattgattaaaaatgtttttcctgccaaagacctgacatttaataaagctagtttaagtttgttagatacactatcagtaagattttttgtgacaagctgtggctgacatggaatcactgctaaatttgataaactcacacaaacgtttgagcacttcctgtttctaaagctgattcaccgctcttaatctattacctatcaacacagatatcggcaaagctacaggcaggcagggccccgggatgtcctggaaagagttgagagtgccatacgcccttgagcctggacccagcacatatcagtaagagtttgttgcgttttgtacacacacatccttatcaggctttggagactgcagatgctttcttgaagggaggggaggtggttgacgtaggcacggtgatggagacggaggagatggtgcgggggtagaggacatgctgccaggggggggaggtggttgacgtaggcacggtgatgaagacgggggagatggtgcgcgtctctgccgTGATTTTGGTGgccgtcgttgaggagcggggtaaaggacatgctgccaaccctgcgtatcgccttagtttggtctttgaactccaggaaggaatcggtgccaaccctctgtatctcctttgtgttcagcgatctccaggagggtgggcgagggtgaaagggtgaacggagagtagagagagctgtggagtgaaggaagagtatcctcagaggtgatagggggggtgaaggtcggtggagactcctccatttgtctcccataatcaagacattcctcaggtgggtgcagtgatagattttcaaggttttctgagtgatgtgttgtg is a genomic window of Pseudochaenichthys georgianus chromosome 21, fPseGeo1.2, whole genome shotgun sequence containing:
- the rprma gene encoding protein reprimo A encodes the protein MNNTGFNQTEGGLLNKTEELFCCNFSSVVTDNGFVPAAPDERSLFVMRVVQIAVMCVLSLTVVFGIFFLGCNLLIKSEGMINFLVTDRRPSKETEAVIVGAY